Proteins co-encoded in one Arachis stenosperma cultivar V10309 chromosome 7, arast.V10309.gnm1.PFL2, whole genome shotgun sequence genomic window:
- the LOC130940964 gene encoding uncharacterized protein LOC130940964: GDHVFLKVTPTTGVGRAIKAKKLNPRYIGPFQILKRIGPVAYRMALPPHLSNLHDVFHVSQLRKYTPDASHVLEPESVQLREDLTLPVAPVRIDDTSIKRLRGKDVSLVKVAWSRGGVEEHTWELESEMRTDYPH; the protein is encoded by the coding sequence ggagaccatgttttccttaaggttactccgactacaggagtaggtagggcgattaaagcaaagaagttgaatcctcgatacattggtccatttcaaatcctgaagaggattggaccggtggcgtatcggatggctctaccacctcatctttcgaacctgcatgACGTGTTTCACGtatcgcagcttcggaagtacactcctgatgctagccatgtgttagaacctgagtcggttcagttaagggaagatttgacgctcccagtggctccggtcagaattgatgatactagtattaaacggttgcgtggaaaagatgtttcattagtcaaagtggcatggagtcgaggcggtgttgaggaacacacttgggaacttgagtcggagatgcgaacggattatccgcat